The following proteins come from a genomic window of Sebaldella sp. S0638:
- the gltX gene encoding glutamate--tRNA ligase, protein MEGKRVRVRIAPSPTGDPHVGTAYIGLFNYAFAKKNNGDFLLRIEDTDRTRFSQDSEQQIFDAMHWLGLNYDEGPDVGGAKGPYRQSERFDIYKEYAEKLVENGEAYYCFCTPERLAKLRERQIAMKQAPGYDRHCRNLTDEEVKQKLAENAPYVIRLKMPYEGDTIVHDELRGDIVFENSKIDDQVLLKSDGFPTYHLANIVDDHLMEITHVIRAEEWIASTPKHIQLYKAFGWDEPKWYHMPLLRNSDKSKISKRKNPVSLNYYVEEGYLKEGLLNFLALMGWSFGGDREIFSLEEMIENFSFDRISLGGPVFDLVKLGWVNNQHMKLKDLKELTTLALPYFVKTGYYKDENLSDDEFAKLMRIVEIGRESAQTLKELPEKSVIYYEDDFELPNPEEAENKKERKSVEKLYSSMETETGKKAIELFVSKISALNEKISEEEAIKILNELQEELGEGPAAVLMPIRAVLTGKARGADLYTVIGIIGKERTLERVKKTKEKYNI, encoded by the coding sequence ATGGAAGGTAAAAGAGTAAGGGTAAGAATAGCCCCTTCTCCAACTGGAGATCCGCATGTGGGAACTGCATATATCGGGCTTTTTAATTATGCATTTGCTAAAAAGAATAACGGGGATTTTTTATTAAGAATAGAAGATACAGACAGAACAAGATTTTCACAGGACTCTGAACAGCAGATTTTTGATGCTATGCACTGGCTTGGTCTTAACTATGACGAAGGACCGGACGTAGGAGGCGCAAAAGGGCCGTACAGACAGTCTGAAAGATTTGATATATATAAGGAATATGCAGAAAAATTAGTGGAAAATGGTGAAGCTTACTATTGTTTCTGTACACCTGAGAGACTTGCCAAGCTGAGAGAAAGACAAATAGCCATGAAGCAGGCGCCGGGCTATGACAGACACTGCAGAAACCTTACAGATGAAGAAGTGAAACAGAAGCTCGCTGAAAACGCTCCTTATGTAATAAGACTAAAAATGCCTTATGAAGGTGATACTATTGTTCATGACGAATTAAGAGGAGATATAGTTTTTGAAAACAGCAAAATAGATGATCAGGTTTTACTGAAATCTGACGGATTTCCTACTTACCATCTTGCTAATATAGTAGATGACCATCTTATGGAGATAACACATGTAATAAGAGCGGAAGAATGGATAGCTTCGACTCCTAAGCATATACAGCTGTATAAAGCTTTTGGATGGGATGAACCAAAGTGGTACCATATGCCGCTTTTGAGAAATTCTGATAAATCAAAGATATCAAAAAGAAAAAATCCTGTTTCTCTGAATTACTATGTAGAAGAGGGTTATCTGAAAGAGGGACTTCTGAACTTTCTTGCTCTTATGGGATGGAGTTTCGGAGGAGACAGAGAGATATTCAGCCTTGAAGAAATGATCGAGAATTTTTCTTTTGACAGAATCTCGCTTGGAGGACCAGTATTTGACCTCGTTAAGCTGGGGTGGGTAAATAACCAGCATATGAAACTTAAGGATCTGAAAGAGCTTACGACACTTGCTCTGCCTTATTTTGTGAAAACCGGTTATTATAAAGATGAGAATTTAAGTGATGATGAATTCGCAAAACTTATGAGAATAGTGGAAATAGGGAGAGAGTCTGCACAGACATTAAAAGAACTTCCTGAAAAATCAGTGATCTATTATGAAGATGATTTTGAGCTGCCTAATCCTGAAGAAGCTGAGAATAAAAAAGAAAGAAAATCAGTGGAAAAACTTTATTCATCAATGGAAACTGAGACAGGAAAGAAAGCAATAGAGCTTTTCGTAAGTAAAATCAGTGCATTAAATGAAAAGATCAGTGAAGAAGAAGCAATTAAGATACTGAATGAGCTTCAGGAAGAACTTGGCGAAGGTCCTGCAGCTGTATTAATGCCGATAAGAGCAGTGCTTACAGGAAAGGCAAGAGGTGCTGATCTGTATACCGTAATAGGAATTATCGGGAAAGAAAGAACACTTGAAAGAGTAAAGAAAACTAAAGAAAAATACAATATATAA
- the prfB gene encoding peptide chain release factor 2 (programmed frameshift) gives MDLFEIKKEIEGFAESIEEIRGHLDLENLKTKIDELEKQTLRENFWDDQQESQRIIKDLNILKKNRDEFNKLNTLLEDSSVLLEFMENGETEFQEELREKVGNLENEVESFKIKLLLDEKYDSCNAILTINAGAGGTEACDWAEMLYRMYDRWAAIHGFGVSILDSLAGDEAGIKSVTLSISGEYVYGYLKGEKGVHRLVRISPFDANKKRHTSFAAVNVLPELEDDVELAIKPDDLKIDTYRSSGAGGQHVNTTDSAVRITHIPTNTVVTCQKERSQLKNRETAMKILKSKLLEIEMQKRENEISEIQGQQSKIEWGSQIRSYVFQPYKMVKDHRTKAEEGNVDKVMDGNIDNFINEYLKWYKNTD, from the exons ATGGATCTTTTTGAAATCAAAAAAGAGATTGAAGGGTTTGCTGAAAGTATAGAAGAAATTAGGGGGCATCTT GATCTGGAAAATTTAAAGACAAAAATAGATGAGCTGGAAAAACAGACACTTAGGGAAAATTTCTGGGATGACCAGCAGGAAAGCCAGAGAATTATAAAAGATTTGAATATTCTGAAAAAAAACAGGGATGAATTTAATAAATTAAATACACTTCTGGAAGATTCGAGTGTTTTACTGGAATTCATGGAAAACGGAGAGACTGAGTTTCAGGAAGAGCTTAGGGAAAAAGTCGGAAATCTGGAAAATGAAGTAGAAAGCTTTAAGATAAAATTACTTCTTGATGAGAAGTATGACAGCTGTAATGCCATACTGACAATAAATGCAGGAGCAGGAGGAACAGAAGCCTGTGACTGGGCAGAGATGCTTTACAGAATGTACGACAGATGGGCAGCTATACATGGATTTGGTGTATCAATACTAGACTCGCTTGCAGGCGATGAAGCAGGAATAAAAAGTGTGACACTTAGTATTTCAGGTGAATATGTATATGGTTACCTGAAAGGCGAGAAAGGGGTTCACAGACTTGTAAGGATTTCACCTTTTGATGCGAATAAAAAAAGACATACATCTTTTGCAGCGGTGAATGTACTTCCTGAACTGGAAGATGACGTAGAATTGGCTATTAAGCCTGATGATTTGAAAATAGATACCTACAGATCCAGCGGAGCGGGCGGTCAGCACGTAAATACCACAGATTCAGCCGTAAGAATTACACATATACCTACGAATACAGTGGTAACATGTCAGAAAGAAAGATCACAGCTGAAAAACAGAGAAACTGCCATGAAAATACTGAAATCAAAACTGCTGGAAATCGAAATGCAGAAAAGAGAAAACGAGATATCGGAAATACAGGGACAGCAGTCTAAGATAGAGTGGGGAAGCCAGATAAGGTCATATGTATTCCAGCCTTATAAAATGGTAAAAGATCACAGGACAAAAGCCGAAGAAGGTAATGTAGACAAAGTGATGGACGGAAATATAGATAATTTTATAAATGAATATTTAAAATGGTATAAGAATACAGATTAA
- a CDS encoding 2-hydroxyacid dehydrogenase: protein MKIALFDVKPYDKEFFEKWNKKYNASITYFEERLSVNNAVLTKYYDVVCVFVNDDVNEKVLSILAKNGIRLLALRSAGYNNVDFKAAKKYGVKVVRVPAYSPYAVAEHALALIMTLNRKIHKAYSRTRDGNFTLNGLLGTDLHGKTAGIIGTGRIAKILIGILKGLGMNVLGYDKFPDEKAAKEIGYTYVTLDELYKESDIISLHCPLTPETMYLIDYNSIKKMKDGVMIINTGRGKLIDTSMLIEGLKDKKIGAAGLDVYEEEESYFFEDDSADILQDDVLARLLTFNNVIVTSHQAFFTKEALDGIVETTFNNILEYHNKQELTNEVYYDEKENRIVEGNLQKR, encoded by the coding sequence ATGAAAATAGCTTTATTTGATGTAAAACCGTATGACAAAGAATTTTTTGAAAAATGGAATAAAAAATATAACGCCAGTATTACATATTTTGAAGAAAGACTTTCTGTGAATAATGCTGTTCTTACGAAATATTATGATGTAGTCTGTGTTTTTGTCAATGATGATGTTAATGAAAAGGTTTTATCTATTCTTGCCAAAAACGGTATCAGACTTTTGGCATTAAGAAGTGCAGGTTATAATAATGTTGACTTTAAAGCTGCTAAAAAATACGGTGTAAAAGTGGTAAGGGTTCCTGCTTACTCTCCTTATGCAGTGGCAGAACACGCTCTCGCACTGATTATGACACTAAACAGAAAAATTCATAAAGCATACAGCAGAACCAGAGACGGGAACTTTACGCTGAACGGTCTTCTCGGAACTGATCTTCATGGTAAAACTGCGGGTATTATAGGTACAGGAAGGATTGCCAAAATATTAATCGGTATCTTAAAAGGACTCGGAATGAATGTTCTGGGTTATGATAAGTTCCCTGATGAAAAAGCTGCAAAAGAAATAGGGTATACCTATGTTACACTAGATGAATTATACAAAGAATCAGATATTATATCGCTTCATTGTCCGCTCACTCCGGAAACTATGTATCTTATTGATTATAACAGCATAAAGAAAATGAAAGACGGCGTTATGATTATTAATACAGGAAGAGGAAAACTCATTGATACAAGCATGCTTATCGAAGGACTTAAAGATAAGAAAATAGGTGCCGCAGGTCTTGATGTATATGAAGAGGAAGAATCATATTTCTTTGAAGATGATTCTGCTGATATTCTTCAGGATGATGTACTTGCAAGACTGCTTACATTTAATAATGTCATTGTTACATCCCATCAGGCATTCTTTACTAAAGAAGCTCTTGACGGAATAGTAGAAACTACCTTTAATAACATACTGGAATATCATAATAAACAGGAGCTTACAAATGAAGTATATTATGATGAAAAAGAGAACAGAATAGTAGAGGGGAATTTACAGAAACGTTAA
- a CDS encoding superoxide dismutase, whose amino-acid sequence MFEQIKLKYAFDALEPHIDTLTMETHYGKHHATYTKNLNDTIEKLPELKGKSIEEILSNLDAIPEELRTAVQNNGGGYYNHNLYFEILSPNGGGEPTGKLAEKIKADFGSFDKLKEEISAKAAGRFGSGWAWLVATADGHLKVVSSPNQDNPFMCKCENKGQPILALDVWEHAYYLKYKNVRADYIKAFFDVVDWNEVAKKYEEAIG is encoded by the coding sequence ATGTTTGAACAAATTAAACTGAAATACGCTTTTGATGCTTTGGAGCCGCATATAGATACTCTTACTATGGAGACTCATTATGGAAAACATCACGCAACATACACTAAGAACCTAAATGATACTATAGAAAAATTACCTGAACTAAAGGGGAAATCAATAGAAGAAATCTTAAGTAATCTGGATGCTATTCCGGAAGAACTAAGAACAGCTGTTCAAAATAACGGTGGAGGGTATTATAACCATAATCTTTATTTTGAAATTCTGTCTCCAAATGGCGGCGGAGAACCTACTGGTAAACTTGCAGAAAAAATAAAAGCAGATTTTGGAAGTTTTGACAAATTAAAAGAAGAGATATCTGCTAAAGCAGCAGGAAGATTTGGTTCAGGATGGGCATGGCTTGTAGCAACAGCAGACGGTCACCTGAAAGTAGTATCTTCTCCTAATCAGGATAACCCTTTTATGTGTAAATGTGAAAATAAAGGTCAGCCTATTCTTGCATTAGATGTATGGGAACATGCATACTACCTAAAGTATAAAAACGTAAGAGCTGATTACATAAAAGCATTCTTTGATGTAGTAGACTGGAATGAAGTAGCGAAGAAGTATGAAGAAGCAATAGGATAA
- a CDS encoding response regulator transcription factor: protein MKILIFNSNEKSRLVVGQLMKELSFSVSLAEDKNKMMQELKSDTIDIVMLDIKSFKNTFSKELEEIIDNKKNSYILLSIDKDDRYSKTEALLQGIDDYIYNDYKLDELSAKVKAIVRTLTRQGNDDSSEVLSAYDLTLNPINREVKRAGKEIELTNKEFLLLEYFLKNKNRVLTRTMISEKIWDIDFITESNIVDVYINFLRSKIDKGYDKKIIKTVRGVGYIVKE, encoded by the coding sequence ATGAAAATTTTAATATTTAATAGTAATGAAAAAAGCAGACTTGTAGTAGGTCAGCTGATGAAAGAGTTGAGTTTCAGTGTTTCACTGGCAGAAGACAAAAATAAAATGATGCAGGAATTAAAATCAGATACAATAGATATAGTAATGCTTGATATTAAATCTTTTAAGAATACTTTTTCAAAAGAGCTCGAAGAAATTATAGACAACAAGAAAAACAGCTATATTCTGTTATCAATAGATAAAGATGACAGATACTCAAAAACAGAAGCATTACTACAGGGAATAGACGATTATATCTATAATGATTATAAACTGGATGAGCTGTCTGCTAAAGTAAAAGCAATAGTAAGAACACTTACAAGACAGGGAAATGACGATTCATCGGAAGTTTTATCAGCATATGATTTAACACTAAATCCTATTAACAGAGAAGTAAAAAGAGCAGGAAAAGAAATTGAACTTACTAATAAAGAGTTCTTACTTCTGGAATACTTCTTGAAAAACAAAAACAGAGTACTTACAAGAACAATGATATCAGAAAAAATCTGGGACATTGACTTTATTACAGAAAGTAACATAGTTGATGTTTATATTAACTTCTTAAGATCAAAAATAGACAAAGGATATGACAAAAAAATAATAAAAACTGTAAGAGGTGTAGGTTACATAGTAAAGGAGTAA
- a CDS encoding Mrp/NBP35 family ATP-binding protein has translation MHSNINMENQKSKIKENMSNITNKVVIMSGKGGVGKSTLSVNLAYGLSMRGYKVGILDADLHGPNIPIMLGVEGEKLTDLSVPYKINENLCTTSLSFFLPSTDPVIWRGPQKMGAIMEILENVVWGKLDYLIVDLPPGTGDETLTIAQNVGVGTKAIVVTTPQDVALLDSRRSVKFSGLVNMELIGIIENMSGFICPECGEEVNIFKKGGAEKMAKELKANFLGSIPMDKNIAYAGDSGKPYIQNESEASIRLNKIIDQILDKVK, from the coding sequence ATGCATAGTAATATCAATATGGAAAATCAAAAATCCAAAATCAAGGAGAATATGAGTAATATTACTAACAAAGTTGTTATTATGAGTGGCAAAGGTGGAGTTGGAAAATCCACGTTATCGGTAAATTTAGCATATGGGCTTTCTATGCGAGGATATAAAGTGGGGATTCTAGATGCAGATCTGCATGGGCCAAATATTCCTATTATGTTAGGGGTAGAAGGGGAAAAGTTAACCGATTTATCAGTTCCATACAAGATAAATGAGAATCTGTGTACGACATCCTTAAGTTTTTTTCTTCCTAGTACGGATCCAGTAATTTGGAGAGGACCACAAAAAATGGGCGCTATTATGGAAATACTAGAAAATGTAGTTTGGGGTAAATTAGATTATCTGATAGTAGATTTGCCGCCAGGTACAGGTGATGAAACACTAACAATCGCACAAAATGTGGGTGTAGGGACAAAGGCAATAGTTGTAACAACTCCTCAAGATGTAGCGTTATTAGACTCTAGGAGATCAGTGAAATTTTCAGGATTGGTAAATATGGAATTAATTGGGATAATTGAGAATATGAGTGGGTTTATATGTCCTGAATGTGGAGAAGAAGTCAATATATTTAAAAAAGGCGGAGCTGAAAAAATGGCAAAGGAACTGAAAGCTAATTTTCTAGGTTCCATACCTATGGATAAAAATATTGCCTATGCTGGAGACAGTGGAAAACCATACATCCAGAACGAATCAGAAGCAAGCATTCGGCTAAATAAAATCATTGATCAGATCTTAGATAAAGTAAAATAA
- a CDS encoding leucyl aminopeptidase, translated as MNVSVINNFKDNFDTLILPVSKNRKINSQNKELDKKINKYIDLYSFSYSDDKFLSFDIEVDMKLKQVVLVNTDLLGNIIIRDVLFDVFNKISEKSKNILFINSDLFFDEYIITEIFILRYYKFIKYMKNSKKHKHHLFILTDKENIDLSEAVELANSVNTARDLVNEPSNVLYPETLAESALSLGEKYGFEVEVLNKKEIKKLKMECFLKVGEGSDKEPKLIILRYYGNKKDKNKIGLIGKGVTFDSGGLSIKPSDSMIEMKSDMAGAAAVISAVCTASKMKIKKNIVAVIPACENMINGSSYKLGDIIRSMNGKTVEIHNTDAEGRLTIIDAVTYAIRYEKATHLVDIATLTGACMVGLGTDITGIVTNNGNMLEILKKASEISGELIWELPNHSAYKESLKTPNADLKNVGTRWGGAIIAGQFIEEFVEELPWLHLDIAGPAFTESKSKFGSAGGTGAGTRLLYEFIKNF; from the coding sequence ATGAATGTAAGCGTGATTAACAATTTTAAAGATAATTTTGATACTCTAATACTGCCGGTCAGTAAAAACCGTAAGATTAATTCCCAAAATAAGGAACTGGACAAGAAAATTAATAAATATATTGATCTTTATTCTTTTTCTTACTCTGATGATAAATTTCTTTCTTTTGATATAGAAGTCGATATGAAGCTAAAACAAGTTGTTTTAGTTAATACTGATCTTCTTGGTAATATTATAATCAGGGATGTATTATTTGATGTATTTAATAAAATTTCCGAAAAATCAAAAAATATACTTTTTATTAATTCTGATTTATTTTTTGATGAATATATTATAACAGAAATTTTCATATTAAGATACTATAAATTTATAAAATATATGAAAAATTCCAAAAAACATAAACATCATTTATTTATTTTGACCGATAAAGAAAATATCGATCTCTCTGAAGCTGTAGAATTGGCAAATTCTGTTAACACAGCCAGAGATTTGGTTAACGAACCTTCTAATGTACTTTATCCTGAAACTTTAGCCGAATCAGCCCTTTCACTTGGGGAAAAATACGGATTTGAAGTCGAAGTATTAAATAAGAAAGAGATTAAAAAGCTGAAAATGGAATGCTTTCTAAAAGTAGGCGAGGGTTCTGACAAAGAACCAAAGCTTATTATTCTGCGTTACTACGGCAACAAAAAAGATAAGAACAAAATCGGACTCATTGGTAAAGGTGTTACATTTGACAGCGGGGGTCTTTCAATAAAACCTTCAGACAGTATGATAGAAATGAAATCTGACATGGCTGGTGCCGCTGCTGTGATTTCAGCTGTCTGTACCGCTTCAAAAATGAAGATTAAGAAAAACATTGTTGCTGTAATACCTGCCTGTGAAAATATGATTAACGGTTCATCATATAAACTCGGTGATATAATCAGATCAATGAACGGTAAGACAGTAGAAATACATAATACTGATGCTGAAGGGCGTCTTACAATTATTGATGCTGTCACTTATGCGATTCGTTATGAAAAAGCAACACATCTGGTGGATATCGCAACACTGACAGGAGCCTGCATGGTTGGACTGGGCACTGATATTACAGGAATTGTTACTAATAACGGCAATATGCTGGAAATTCTAAAAAAAGCATCAGAAATTTCCGGGGAACTTATTTGGGAGCTGCCTAATCACAGTGCCTATAAAGAAAGTCTAAAAACTCCCAATGCAGATCTTAAGAATGTAGGAACCAGATGGGGAGGAGCTATTATAGCCGGTCAGTTCATAGAGGAATTCGTAGAAGAACTGCCATGGCTCCATCTTGACATTGCAGGTCCTGCCTTCACTGAAAGCAAGTCGAAGTTCGGCAGTGCGGGAGGAACAGGAGCTGGTACCAGATTATTATATGAATTTATAAAAAACTTTTAG
- a CDS encoding transketolase family protein, with the protein MYKVYSERKKDDMEMRKVYSSTLLELMKKDERIVVLEADLMSSMTTDSIQKELPGRVINGGIMEAHIAGMAGGMSIAGKIPFFHTFTAFASRRCFDQLFMSISYQKNNVKIIASDAGVTAVHNGGTHMSFEDMGIVRGLAGAVVLEVTDGVMFKNILEQVAETEGFHWIRTMRKNAEKIYEDGSVFEIGKGNVIRDGSDVTLIANGIMVSEALKAADMLAKDGYSAAVIDMFTLKPIDKDLIVKYAEKTGKIVTCENHSIHNGLGSAVAEVLAENHPAKMRRVGIKERYGQVGTLDYLMKEYEITAEDIYKNAIELL; encoded by the coding sequence ATGTATAAAGTATACAGTGAAAGAAAAAAAGATGATATGGAAATGAGAAAAGTATATTCTTCCACTTTACTGGAACTTATGAAAAAAGATGAAAGAATAGTAGTTCTTGAAGCCGACCTTATGAGTTCGATGACTACAGACAGCATCCAGAAAGAACTTCCGGGAAGAGTAATAAACGGCGGAATAATGGAAGCACATATAGCAGGTATGGCAGGAGGAATGTCTATTGCCGGTAAAATACCATTTTTTCACACATTTACAGCGTTTGCCAGCAGAAGATGTTTTGATCAGCTGTTTATGTCAATATCATATCAAAAGAATAATGTAAAAATAATAGCTTCTGATGCTGGAGTAACAGCAGTGCATAACGGCGGAACTCATATGTCTTTTGAAGATATGGGGATTGTCAGAGGGCTTGCAGGGGCAGTTGTTCTTGAGGTGACTGATGGTGTAATGTTCAAAAATATATTAGAACAGGTGGCCGAAACAGAAGGGTTTCATTGGATAAGAACTATGAGAAAAAATGCGGAAAAAATATATGAAGATGGTTCTGTATTCGAAATAGGAAAAGGAAATGTAATAAGAGACGGAAGTGATGTGACTCTTATAGCAAACGGTATTATGGTGTCTGAAGCGCTTAAAGCAGCAGATATGCTGGCAAAAGACGGATATAGCGCAGCAGTAATAGATATGTTTACACTAAAGCCTATAGATAAAGACCTTATAGTAAAATATGCAGAAAAAACAGGGAAAATAGTAACATGTGAAAACCACAGCATACATAACGGTTTAGGATCAGCTGTAGCTGAGGTTCTCGCAGAAAATCATCCTGCTAAAATGAGAAGAGTAGGAATAAAAGAAAGATATGGACAGGTAGGAACACTGGATTACTTAATGAAAGAATACGAAATCACAGCTGAAGACATATATAAAAATGCAATTGAATTATTGTAA
- a CDS encoding transketolase, which yields MENYNEIKKLAKDIRISMLKMLANLGFGHFGGSLSVVETLAVLYGGVMKIDPKNPDWDERDYMVLSKGHAGPALYAALAIKGYFPREELMTLNINGTHLPSHPDRLLTKGVDATTGSLGQGVSLATGIAMAEKISGKDNRVFTILGDGELNEGQCWEAFQFIAHHNLNNLTVFVDYNKLQLDGTLEEIIKPFSLTEKFKAFGFDSVEVKGDDIEGIYNLVKNKRGENERPLAIILNTKKGQGVEYIENLKNSHHLRLTDEIKAEIEKAIVKLEGEVE from the coding sequence ATGGAAAACTATAATGAAATAAAAAAACTGGCAAAAGATATAAGAATATCCATGTTAAAAATGCTGGCAAATCTGGGGTTTGGTCATTTTGGGGGAAGTCTTTCGGTAGTGGAAACTCTTGCAGTATTATATGGCGGTGTAATGAAAATAGATCCTAAAAATCCGGACTGGGACGAAAGAGATTATATGGTATTGTCAAAAGGACATGCGGGGCCTGCTTTATACGCAGCTCTTGCTATAAAAGGATACTTTCCCAGAGAGGAATTAATGACTCTGAATATAAACGGCACTCATCTTCCAAGTCATCCTGACAGACTTTTGACTAAAGGAGTAGATGCTACAACCGGTTCACTGGGTCAGGGAGTCTCATTAGCTACAGGAATAGCAATGGCAGAAAAAATTTCCGGAAAAGATAACCGTGTATTTACTATACTTGGAGATGGTGAATTAAATGAAGGTCAATGCTGGGAAGCGTTTCAGTTTATAGCACATCATAATTTGAACAACCTTACTGTGTTTGTGGATTATAACAAGCTTCAGCTGGACGGAACCCTTGAAGAGATTATAAAACCATTTTCTTTAACCGAAAAATTCAAAGCCTTTGGATTTGACAGCGTGGAAGTAAAAGGCGACGATATAGAAGGAATATATAACCTTGTAAAAAATAAAAGAGGAGAAAATGAAAGACCTCTTGCAATAATTCTTAATACAAAAAAAGGTCAGGGTGTAGAATATATAGAAAATCTTAAAAATTCGCATCATTTGAGACTTACTGATGAAATAAAGGCAGAAATAGAAAAAGCCATTGTGAAATTGGAAGGGGAGGTGGAATAA
- a CDS encoding PTS ascorbate transporter subunit IIC: protein MNGLLMFVFDILKVPSVLVGLMALIGLVAQKKPLTDVVKGTIKTILGFLVLSGGAGVLVGSLDPLGQMFEQAFHIQGIIPNNEAIVSIALGEYGAMTAYIMAFGMIFNIFIARFTRLKYIFLTGHHTLYMACMIAIILRVAEFDGVQLVLVGSIILGLIMALFPAMAQRHMRRITGNDDIAFGHFGTLGYVLSGFVGEAVGKGSKSTEDMNLPKNLSFLRDSSISISLTMMVIYLILAVLSGREFVETNLSGGDNYLVYSIIQAITFAAGVFIILSGVRLILGEIIPAFKGFSEKMVPSAKPALDCPVVFPYAPNAVLVGFLFSFLGGIVGLIVLGQLNMVLILPGVIPHFFCGATAGVFGNATGGRRGSMLGAFANGLLITFLPVMLLPVLGSLGFANTTFSDADFGLVGIVLGNMARFMDKNVITIIAVAILAILVALNYMMPKKKMPETDAAK, encoded by the coding sequence ATGAATGGATTACTTATGTTCGTATTCGACATATTAAAAGTACCATCAGTTTTGGTAGGACTAATGGCGTTAATTGGTCTGGTGGCACAAAAAAAACCGCTCACTGATGTGGTAAAAGGAACAATAAAAACAATATTGGGATTCTTAGTACTGAGCGGAGGAGCCGGAGTATTGGTAGGCTCTCTGGATCCGTTGGGACAAATGTTTGAGCAGGCTTTTCATATACAGGGAATTATCCCGAATAACGAGGCAATTGTATCTATAGCACTTGGTGAATACGGTGCAATGACAGCTTATATTATGGCATTCGGAATGATATTTAATATATTTATAGCAAGATTCACAAGACTGAAATATATTTTCCTTACAGGACACCACACATTATATATGGCATGTATGATAGCAATAATTCTTCGTGTGGCGGAATTTGACGGTGTTCAGCTGGTATTGGTAGGATCAATAATTTTAGGACTTATAATGGCATTATTCCCTGCAATGGCACAAAGACACATGAGAAGAATTACAGGTAATGACGATATAGCTTTCGGACATTTCGGAACACTTGGTTACGTTCTTTCCGGATTCGTGGGTGAAGCTGTAGGAAAAGGTTCAAAATCAACAGAAGATATGAATCTTCCAAAAAATCTCAGCTTTTTGAGAGACAGTTCAATCTCAATATCACTTACTATGATGGTTATTTATCTGATCTTGGCAGTATTATCAGGAAGAGAATTCGTAGAGACTAATTTAAGCGGCGGAGATAACTATCTTGTGTATTCTATTATTCAGGCAATTACATTTGCAGCAGGGGTATTTATCATATTATCAGGAGTTAGATTAATTCTTGGAGAAATAATACCTGCATTTAAAGGATTCTCTGAAAAAATGGTACCGTCTGCAAAACCTGCATTAGACTGTCCGGTAGTATTCCCATATGCGCCAAATGCAGTTCTTGTAGGATTCTTATTTAGCTTTTTGGGTGGAATAGTAGGACTTATAGTACTTGGACAATTAAATATGGTGTTAATACTTCCGGGAGTAATTCCTCACTTCTTCTGCGGAGCAACAGCAGGCGTATTCGGTAATGCTACAGGAGGAAGAAGAGGATCAATGCTTGGGGCATTTGCAAACGGACTGTTAATTACGTTCTTACCTGTAATGCTTCTGCCGGTTTTAGGATCTCTGGGATTCGCGAATACTACATTCTCAGATGCTGATTTCGGACTGGTAGGTATAGTTTTAGGAAATATGGCAAGATTCATGGATAAAAACGTGATAACAATAATAGCTGTAGCTATATTGGCAATACTTGTAGCATTAAACTACATGATGCCTAAGAAAAAAATGCCTGAAACAGATGCAGCAAAATAA
- a CDS encoding PTS sugar transporter subunit IIB — protein sequence MKIMAVCGSGLGSSFLVEMNIKKVIQKIGVDAEVEHSDLSSATPDAADLFVMGKDIAASASVPEDKLVVLDNIIDMNELEEKLSKYFGK from the coding sequence ATGAAAATTATGGCAGTATGCGGTTCAGGACTGGGAAGCAGCTTCCTTGTGGAGATGAACATAAAAAAAGTAATACAGAAAATAGGAGTAGATGCAGAAGTGGAACATTCAGATTTATCAAGTGCTACACCTGATGCGGCAGATTTATTCGTAATGGGAAAAGATATTGCAGCAAGTGCGAGTGTTCCGGAAGATAAGTTAGTAGTATTGGATAATATTATTGACATGAATGAACTGGAAGAAAAATTAAGCAAATATTTTGGAAAATAA